Part of the Mauremys reevesii isolate NIE-2019 linkage group 4, ASM1616193v1, whole genome shotgun sequence genome is shown below.
CCGACCGTGTGGCGCTGGCCGAGCGGCGCGTTACCCACAATCCCCAGGGCCAGGGGCCCGACCCGCGTGGCGCTGGCGAGCGGCGCGTTACCCACAAtcccccagggccaggggccCGACCCGTGTGGGCTCTGGCCGAGCGGCGCGTTTCCCACAATCCCCAGGGCCATGGGGCCCGACCGTGTGGCTCTGGCCGAGCGGCGCGTTACCCACAATCCCCAGGGCCAGGGGCCTGACCGTGTGGCGCTGGCCGAGCGCGTTACCCACAATCCCAGGGCCAGGGGCCCGACCCGTGTGGGCGCTGGCCGAGCGGCGCGTTACCCACAATCCCCCAGGGCCATGGGGCCCGACCCGTGCGGGCTCTGGCCGAGCGGCGCGTTACCCACAAtcccccagggccaggggccCGAACCGTGCGGCTCTGGCGAGCGGCGCGTTACCCACAATCCCCAGGGCCAGGGCCCGACCCGTGTGGCGCTGGACGAGCGGCGCGTTACCCACAAtcccccagggccaggggccCGACCCGTGCGGGCTCTGGCCGAGCGGCGCGTTACCCACAAtcccccagggccaggggccCGACCCGTGTGGGCGCTGGCCGAGCGGCGCGTTACCCACAAtcccccagggccaggggccCGACCCGTGTGGGCGCTGGCCGAGCGGCGCGTTACCCACAAtcccccagggccaggggccCGACCCGTGTGGGCGCTGGCCGAGCGGCGCGTTACCCACAATCCCCCAGGGCCATGGGGCCCGACCCGTGTGGGCTCTGGCCGAGCGGCGCGTTACCCACAATCCCCCAGGGCCCGGGGGCCCGACCGTGTGGGCTCTGGCCGGCGGCGCGTTACCCACAATCCCCAGGGCCAGGGCCCGACCCGCGTGGCGCTGGCCGAGCGCGTTACCCACAAtcccccagggccaggggccCGACCCGTGTGGGCGCTGGCCGAGCGGCGCGTTACCCACAATCCCCCAGGGCCATGGGGCCCGACCCGTGTGGGCGCTGGCCGAGCGGCGCGTTACCCACAATCCCCCAGGGCCATGGGGCCCGACCCGTGTGGGCGCTGGCCGAGCGGCGCGTTACCCACAAtcccccagggccaggggccCGACCCGTGTGGGCGCTGGCCGAGCGGCGCGTTACCCACAATCCCCCAGGGCCAAGGGGCCCGACCGTGTGGCGCTGGCCGAGCGGCGCGTTACCCACAATCCCCCACGGCCATGGGGCCCGACCCGGGTGGGCGCTGGCCGAGCGGCGCGTTACCCATAAtcccccagggccaggggccCGACCCGTGTGGGCGCTGGCCGAGCGGCGCgttacccagaatcccccaggGCCATGGGGCCCGACCCGTGTGGGCGCTGGCCGAGCGGCGCGTTATCCAGAATCCCCCAGGGCCATGGGGCCTGACCCGTGTGGGCGCTGGCCGAGCGGCGCgttacccagaatcccccaggGCCATGGGGCCCGACCCGTGTGGGCGCGTTACCCACAATCCCCCAGGGCGCCCCACGCACCCTCGAAGTCGACGGTCCCGTCCCCGTTGATGTCGGCCTCCTTGACCACGTCGCTGATCTCGCGGGGGGTGAGTCGCTCGCCCATGAGGCGCTGCATGGccagctgcagctcctccagcgtGATCTCCCCGTCCCCGTTGGCGTCAAACTGCGGGGGGACGGGAGCGGGGgggcgtcaggactcctgggttcgctcccagccctgggaggggggttagagccaggggctgggagcctggacgcctgggttctcgccTGGTTCTGGGTGGGGGGTtagagccaggggctgggagcctggacgcctgggttctctccctggcaaggggaggggagtgggtgctggtgggtgagagcagggggtgctgggagccaggactcctgggttctctccctggcgaggggaggggagtgggtgctggtgggtgagagcagggggtgctgggagccaggactcctgggttctctccctggctgtgggaggggagtgggggctggtgggtgagagcagggggtgctgggagccaggactcctgggttctctccctggcgaggggaggggagtgggggctggtgggtgagagcagggggtgctgggagccaggactcctgggttctctctccctcACCTCCTTGAAGGCGTCCCTCATCTCCTGCAGCCCGATCATCCCGGCTGTCTCGGCCAGCAGCTTGGGTGTCATCAGCTCCACGAAGTCTTCAAAATCCACCCGGCCCCCCACTGCAACGGGGGGTGGGTGTCAGCCGGGGGGGTCCCTGCCAGGAGCCCCGCCCACTCCCGGGCACACCCCTGCCAGGAGCCCTGATCCCTCCCAGGCACCCCCACTGCCAGGGGCCCTGACCCCTCCCGGGCactgccctgctgggagccccgccCACTCCCAGGCACCCCCCTGCTAGGAGCCCTGATCCCTCCGGGcacccccctgctgggagcctgaCCCCTCCCGGGCACCCCCCTGCCAGGAGCCTGGCCCCCTCCCGGGCATCCCCCTGCTAGGAGCCCTGATCCCTCCCGGGcacccccctgctgggagcctggtCCCCTCCTGGGCATCCCCCTGCTAGGAGCCTGGCCCCCTCCCAGGCACCCCCCTGCCAGGAGCCCCACCCACTCCCGGGCACCCCCCTGCTAGGAGCCTGGCCCCCTCCCAGGCACCCCTGCCAggagccccccccacacccgGGCACCCCGCTGCTCGGAGCCTGGCCCCCTCCCAGGCACCCCCCTGCCAGGAGCCCCACCCACTCCCGGGCACCCCCCTGCTAGGAGCCTGGCCCCCTCCCGGGCACCCCCCTgccaggagccctgccccctccccggcaccccccggcttggagccctgagccctcccgggcacccccctgctgggagccccacccTGCCGGGAGCCCCCCCTCCCAGGCACCCCTGCTAGGAGCCCCACCCTGCCGGGCACCCCTGCTAGGAGCCCCTTCCCAGGCACCCCCTTGCTAGGAGCCCCGCCCTGCCGGGagccctgcccccgccgcccccggCTCACGGTTCATGTGGATCTGCTGCgagagctccagcagctccatctCGGTCGGCATGTAGCCCATGGTGCGCATCAGCTGGCCCAGCTCCTGCAGCCGATCAGCCCGTCCCCGTCCCTGTCGAACTCCGCGAAGGCCTCGCGCAGCTCTGCTGGGGGCCGGGCTGAGCCCCGTGCTGGGCCGAGgcccctgctgggctgagcccccGCTGGGCTGAGCTCCCCCCGGCTGGGCTGAGGCCCCGGCTGGGCTGACCCCCGCTGGGCTGAGCCCCCGCTGGGCCGAGCCCCCTTCCCGGCTGAGCCGAGCCCCCGCTGGGCTGAGCCCTCCCCGCTGGGCTGAGCCCCTGAGCCCCCGCTGGGCTGAGCCCCTGCCCGGCTGGGCCGAGCCCCCGCTGGGCTGAGCACCCCCCCGCTGGGCAGAGCCCCTCCCCaggctgtgcccctccccagctgtgcCGAGCCCCCATGACCCGGCTGAGCCCCCCCGctaggctgagcccccccccgtGCTGAGCTGACCCCCCCGACccggctgagcccccccccccggggctgaGCCCCGCCTCCACCAGGACCCGGGAGTGCTGGgacccctccccgagccagggacagaacccaggcgtcctgggaTGCCAGCAACACCCGtgttcccccacagccctcctgggggtggggctagtACTGGGGGCTCCTGCGCACCAACCTGCGAGGCCCCTCTCCCCTTTGGGCTGCagcgagaacccaggcgtccgggctcccagccccaccctccttccctgcttcaatccccagatcccactcccctcccacggGCGTCTCGTCTCACCTTCGATTTCATCCGCTCCCAGCTCCCGGTGCTGGAATAAAGAGACACACTCATGGACCCAGTGCGGTCctgcaggggagagaacccaggtgtccggcccctcagccccctgccctgctctaaccaccagcccccatcccctcccagagccggggagagaacccaggagtcctggctcccagccccccctgctccgacccaccagcccccactcccctcccagagccggggagagaacccaggagtcctggctcccgcccccctgctctaacccaccagcccccatcccctcccagagccggggagagaacccaggagtcctggctgccagccccccagcgctaacccaccagccccaatcccctcccagagccggggagagaacccaggagtcctggctcccaggccccctgctctaacccaccaggccccactcccctcccagccctggggagagaacccaggagtcctggctcccagtcccccctgctctaacccaccagctcccactcccctcccagagccagggagagaacccaggagtcctggctcccagcccccactgctctaacccaccaggccccactcccctcccagagccagggagagaacccaggagtcctggctcccagcctccctgctctaacccaccagcccccactcccctcccagagccagggagagaacccaggagtcctggcacccagcccccctgctctaaccaccagcccccactcccctcccagagccaggagagaacccaggagtcctggcgcccagccccccctgctctaacccaccagcccccactcccctcccagagccaggagagaccccaggagtcctggctcccaacccctcctcgctctaaccaccagaccccactcccctcccagagccggggagagaacccaggagtcctggctcccagcccctcctcgctctaaccaccagaccccactcccctcccagagccggggagagaacccaggagtcctggctcccagcccctcctcgctctaaccaccagcccccttcccctcccagagccagggagagaacccaggcgtcctggcgcccagccccccctgctctgacccaccagcccccatcccctcccagagccggggagagaacccaggcgtcctggcgcccagcaccccctgctctaaccaccagcccccctcctgtaccacagccggggagagaacccaggcgtcctggctcccagcccccctgctctaaccaccagcccccactctcctctcagagccgggagagaacccaggtgtcctggcgcccagcccccgctcccctggcaGAACCAGGCGTCTCACCCCATGCTTCTCGGCGATGCCCTTGCGCAGGAAGATGCAGGCGGGCCCCAGGGCGTTCTGCATGGTGCCAGCTGCTGCCCcggaggctggaggaggaggcggcCGTGCCAGGCTGGGTGGGGGGTTTATAGTCGCTCCCACGCCAGGGGATTATCCTCACCCCCCTGACCTATCGCCATCCCGAACAGGGCAGCTGCTGCATAAATCCGCCTGGCCAACATCTGCtggctggcacaggggctgggagcccggacgcctgtgTTCGctcctggctcggggaggggagtgggggctggtggttagagcagcggggggctgggagccccgaCGCCTGGGTTCAGATGCAGAGGGCTCAGTGCCATGTCTCTGATTAGGGTCCTGGGTTCACATCCCACTGGTGACCCCCAGTGGGTGCTCCCTGCAACTCAGCCCCTCcgcagaggtggggcagggggtttctTGGGGTGTCCCCTCCAAAGCTTTTAAGGTGGAAATTTGAGGTGCAGGAACCTTGGTTCCCAGAGCCCCATTGTGGGGGGAGGACTAACCCCCCCTCTCTGGGGCACCGAGCATATGGGGCTGGGGGTATTATGGGatggtgtcaaagttagactcaggactcagtttgtcagaccactctgttttattagcacagcgctctgctaatgacacccagataatgtgagcaccatgcaagacacaaactgtcttatttatacagataaagggtgagaacgtaacaaggtaacaaagggagcagaatcagataagtttacctgggctaggcctGCATagcttatttccttactaactactacccatcttctgttaatgtttcgccattagcaccattgtttatgcctaatgtttcttttcctggcacctgtatttcaacatttcttatttctgcttaaaggtacatacaacatttctttaatccattcttatttttacaatataattcactCTACTTTCACAATGGCAAACTTCACAGGGGGAATTGTGGGGTGTAGGCCCCCGTTCTGGGGTTCAATCCCAacatgggggctggggctggggtctcATGGGCCATCACTGGCATCCATTACAGGAGATTCCCCCCATGTAGGGCAGGGCCTCTCTTTGCTGGGTGATATgggacgcccccccccccccggtacagTGAGACCCCCAGACCCCAGACAGCCCAGCTCAGCTCCTCCTCCATTGGGGGCTTCAGTCTGGGTTGGGGGCAGAATCCCTCTGCTTGCCCACAGCTCCCCGAGATAGGGGGGGCTCCCTTACCCCCCCCCATTCTACCCTGTGGGACCCTCCTTTGGCAATTCCACGTTAAGAAAACTCCCCCCCGCAAGGCTCTCACCGCCCGATCCCGTCCCCCCAGCACAGCGAAGTGCTGCTAGTGTGAATGCAGCTCACCCAGTGCAGCTTTTAATGCTGTTAGTCAGTCCAgcttccacccccccacactcacacagagctgagctggctgcagggtgcagtggaggtggggcctTTTGGGGGCAGTTTGTCAGTGTGGAGAGTCAGTGGGGTAGCCAGCCTAGAGCAAGGGGGTGAGGGAAGCCCTTtgccgcagggagcagcctgctttgtctctccctgccgcagggagcagcctgctttgtctctcccggccgcagggagcagcctgctttgtctctctctgccacagggagcagcctgctttgtctctccctgccgcagggagcagcctgctttgtctctccctgccgcagggagcagcctgctttgtctctcccggccgcagggagcagcctgctttgtctctcccggccgcagggagcagcctgctttgtctctccctgccgcagggagcagcctgctttgtctctcccggccgcagggagcagcctgctttgtctctccctgccgcagggagcagcctgctttgtctctcccggccgcagggagcagcctgctttgtctctcccgGCCCcagagagcagcctgctttgtctcttccTGCCGcaaggagcagcctgctttgtctctccctGCCGC
Proteins encoded:
- the LOC120404662 gene encoding LOW QUALITY PROTEIN: calcium-binding protein 5-like (The sequence of the model RefSeq protein was modified relative to this genomic sequence to represent the inferred CDS: inserted 1 base in 1 codon), whose translation is MQNALGPACIFLRKGIAEKHGHRELGADEIEELREAFAEFDRDGDGLIGXQELGQLMRTMGYMPTEMELLELSQQIHMNLGGRVDFEDFVELMTPKLLAETAGMIGLQEMRDAFKEFDANGDGEITLEELQLAMQRLMGERLTPREISDVVKEADINGDGTVDFEEFVKMMSR